The DNA region GATGgtttttaaaaataagataaatacatatgaatttgaaaaactacATTTAATGGACGGTGCGACGcattattatcattcaTCATCCTCGTCAGACGCTGGGAAGTGGAACGTTATTTTAGATTCTGAGATCGATAAAATCACCTTCTCAGAACATTActatttatatactttCACATTTTTAGATGAATTTGGAAATGCTTCCAACGACTGTTTGCCGGAAATTCCCAATGTCTTTCATGAAAGTCCTGGATCTAAATACGTTCTTTCTAAGGAATTAAATTTGCCTCGTATCTTTTCTGATGAACATAATGTTAACTGGCACTTATCCTCTACTAAAGATTATTTTACAGAATTAAAACATAGGATATTATTTGTAATGAGGGACATTATGTCTTCTAATCATTTAGAGCAGACAGATCTAAGTATTATTGGTGGCAGTTACATCATACTGCTTTATACCTTTTTCTTacttttcaatgatatGAGGGAAGTTGGTTCTAACTTCTGGTTAGGTATAAGTACGGTAACAAACTCAATATGTGCTCTCTTTCTGGCTCTGTACACCATGAAGTACTTTATCAAAACTACTGTACCCATTTTAAACTTACTAGAAGGCTTGCCGTATTTCGTAGTAATAATGGGGTTCAGAAATAAAGTAACATTGAGCGCGTATGTGTTAAAAAGGTTCGGTATCATTAACATTTCGAAAACTTTCACATCTGATAATGTTATTTACGAGGCATTCTCTAATGAGGGTATCCGTCTATTGAAAGACTACCTCTTGGGGGGCCTTATATGTGCTGGATGTATGATTTGTCTCCCCAATTTTGAGTCACTGGTTAGCCTCTCTTTATTGACGGTACTTATTCTCTTCTATGATTTTCTCTTAACTATAACGTTTTATTCAGCTATACTATGTTTGAAAGTAGACATCAATACTATTCATAGAACAACTCTCATAAGAGAAACTCTGGAAGAGGAAGGCGTGGTAGCCCCTATAGaacttttgaattcaaGTAAAGGAATCTCTACCAAGTCATATTTTAAGTCAAATACGGCAATCTCGATAGCGAAGGTGTTTGCCTTTTTGGTGCTAGTTGTCTTGAACTTATACACCATTAACTTCAATGTTGTCATCAATTCtatcaaatcaatttatAGTGCCAAGCCGCAAGCAAATTTCCCAGAATTTATTCTAACTAAAAATTACTCGAGGATTCTCTCCAAAAATATACTTATATCGGTTATGCCTCCTCGTTATTATCAAAAGCAAGTGTTAAGTAACCCTGCAGAGAACGTCACAATAATGTTTTTGCGTTTCATTGGTACTGCAATTCAAGACAAGTTTATTAGCAAAGTAATCTTTATTGCATTAATCTTTAGCATTTCAACCAATGTTTATTTGCTGAATACTGCCAAGGTTCACACCAGGTACACTGTAACACAACTTTACACAAATGccaaaaataagaaagaagacgtttcaaaaaaaatgtcaaaGCTAACAAAAATTGACTCCATTACTACAAAAGCCCGCTATGAGAGCCCGACATTTTCTTTGCCATCAAGTAGCGACGAAGATATAAGTGATACAAGTACACTGCCTTTCGAAAGGACTTTGGAAGAAACCGAACAAATGATGAAAGAGGGGCTATTAACAACCCTTCATGATAATGAGATTGCAGATTTAGTTATAACGAAAAAATTGCCATTATATTCACTCGAAAAGGAACTTCATGATACAGAAAGAGCAGTCGTAATTCGCAGGAAGGTTATATCAATAACTGCCAAAGCCCCAATCCTAGAGTCAGAAGGACTTCCTTATAGGAATTATGATTATGATAGGGTGATTGGTGCATGTTGTGAAAATGTTATTGGTTACGTTCCTCTACCAGTGGGAGTTATAGGCCCTTTGGTCATCGATAATGTCAGTTACCATATACCGATGGCGACTACTGAAGGATGTCTCGTTGCGTCTGCCATGCGTGGCTGTAAGGCCATAAATGCAGGAGGTGGAACTATCACTGTACTTACCAGAGACGGTATGACTAGAGGACCTTGCGTTCGCTTTCCATCTTTGATAAGGGCAGGCGCTTGTAAATTGTGGTTAGACTCCATTGAAGGATCAAACTTAATGAAAAATGCTTTCAACTCAACATCAAGATTTGCAAAGTTGCAACATATACAAACCACTATGGCTGGCGATCTATTATTTATTCGATTTAGGACGACAACTGGAGATGCCATGGGAATGAATATGATTTCCAAAGGTGTCGAATACTCTTTGAAGCAAATGGTGGAAGAATTCGGATGGTCTGATATGGAAATCGTCTCACTCTCCGGAAATTACTGTACTGATAAGAAATCTGCTGCAATTAATTGGATTAATGGGAGAGGTAAGAGTGTAGTGGCAGAGGCCACCATCCCTAGTAATATTGTAAAAAGAGTCTTGAAATGTGACGTTAAACCGTTAGTTGAACTCAACATCTCCAAGAATCTCGTAGGTTCTGCCGTTGCTGGCTCCTTGGGAGGATTTAATGCACACGCTTCCAATATTGTTACAGCTTTATTTTTGGCAATAGGGCAAGATCCTGCGCAAAATATAGAAAGCTCCAATTGTATTACCATAATGAAGGAGACTAAAGAGGGGCATCTTAATGTTTCAGTTTCAATGCCTTCAATTGAAGTCGGTACGATAGGGGGAGGTACAATTTTAAGGCCACAATCTACAATGCTAGACCTTCTTGGAGTCCGTGGGCCACATCCTATTCATCCAGGTGAAAATGCAAGACAACTGGCGAAAATTGTCGCAAGTGCTGTCTTAGCAGGTGAGCTGTCTCTTTGTGCCGCTCTTGCTTCAGGACACCTTGTTCAAAGTCATATGAAGCATAATCGTACTAAAGATAATAGGATGGTTGATAGTCCTTTATCGGATGTCAATAGAAGCAAGGATGATATAGCTTCACGGTAATATCTTTAAAGagttttttatttattcatGCATATGTATTAATGTATAGTGCTTCAAATTCAGCATTGCTTCGATTATTTTATCGTTTAGGTTGCAATTAGATTTTTGGATCATACTAGAATGATGCGTACATGATGTTTCTTGGACGCCTTCCCAAATATAACGACATAATAACAAAAGATTAAAACGAAAACGATGTAAAAATAGTAAATAGTCAGTATCAGCTAAGAATATGAACAGATAGAATAGAGTTTTCGATTTCATAGTCTCTTGAACTCCTTAGTTGAATCGAAGACCCTACGCTAAGAGtagaaagattcaaaacAATATTTGGTCATAATATAAGTTACAATGACAGAATATGTATAGATAGAAACaggaacaagaaaaagagcATGCTTTGGATGAAGATAGCTATAGAATTGCAAAGGTCACAAAATTCGGAAGAATAGATAGAATAAAATTTATGTTTCTCCAGGCTTCTATATAGTTGAGAGAATaagaatatattcattCTGGCggatatttttgaaagaagtaattttaatatattgaaGTAAACTCCTTCGCAAGCAACACTTATCACCACACTAGATTTAGCTCTTGGTCTAAGGTAGTTTTGCTATTTAAAATTCTTAATTAGAAGAAACGTGAGAAAAAACTTTCTTGAGCgaaaatcttgaaattccACGACTAAGAAAGCTTAAATTTATCCAAGATCACTCACTGAATAAACAGTTAGGTTGTgtagatgatgatgatgatgatacaGCTATAGAGGTCGAATATGAAGCAACAACCGTCGATGAAGAGAACCCAGCCATTAGGCTAGAAATTATAATCTTAACCAATATGGAAATGAATATAAGTTAAAATTACACAGCTAACGGGGGACTCCTATGAACTCTTGTGGGATTTGGTAGTCCCCTTTCGAATATGggtaaaaatgaagaatcCTTACCACATACTGTCAGTGAAAAAAACACGAGATTACCTCAAAAGGTACCgtatattattgaattggCTCAGTAAGATTGTCAACCATTCAAATACTTCTTCCCTATCCATTTCTAACAAAGCTTCGTGCAACCCTGGCAATACATCGCCAGTAACACCAAGCTCTTTATCTGGTGCATAAATTGAATGCTTCATCCAAGGTCTATCCTTTAAACCACGATTAGTCATGAAGAGTTTATCTAACTGTTTCAACTTGTTATTAGCGCGTAATAAGCTTAGATAAATCctgaatttctttattatgCCCCATATTGGATAATCCTGAGAACACTGAAGGTTAACGTCCTTCAGTCTCCTGTCAAAGTTGACACTATCCTGCAAAGTAatcaatttaattgatGTGAACACAGAATCAGCCAATTcagttatttttttatcgTGTGGGAATAGCAAATTAATTTCCTTGTACCATTTCTTATACCAATAAAAAATCTCTATGAAGTACTCATTAGTCTTCACATGTgctaattcattttcactgATCATTAGTGAAGCTAAACCAATAAAACTTGCCATAGTATTATGCAATTTATAATCTGGATCcacaaaattttccagCCATTGGGAAGAATGATACTTCGAATGGCAATGATAAATCGCATCATCAACACCATTATTCGAAAAACTAAAACTTGCTGATGGAATACCTAAATGATACTGAAATCCTGGATAAGCCTCATCGCCTGCAGGTAACTCAATAGAATTTTTGGATTGAGTCCTCCACTCATCGAATAGTGTCCAATCATCCATGCCTTTAAAAGCGGTGAATTTAGCGGCATCTGTAATTACACTAGTCAGCAAAGGATTAGCTttacattgaaatttggtCCCTGAGATAGCTTTGTTCAAGTTCAAGTAAAAAAATCcactcttcttcatcaaagacATATGATCTTCAATGTATTCGGTTGAGCCAATTAATGCTGATTCTTCACCATCCCAACTAATCAGCTTGATCGGTCTTAGAGGTTTCCAACCATGCTTTAGCAATTTGCTCATACCTCGTGCAACTTCTAAAAGAATGGCACTTCCACTATTTGGGTTGCTCGTAGTGCCGATATCCCATGCTTCTCTGTGACTCCCAATTATTGCTGTGCTATCAGATAATATACCTGGAATCTCTACAATAACATTCGTAATTTCtacaattgaatgattttgGTTGTTGAGTAGGTGAATCTTTAAATTCGGCCTCGAGGGGCCACTGAAATAACGAAATTCCGGTATGCCCCCTTCTTTGTCCGTGAATTGGAACCCTTCGttatttaattctttcaaaaaaggcTGAACTTCCTTCGCACTCATTGGAATTGATGGTATTCTGGGTACCTTTCCTACGGGAGAAAGTCTTTCAATATCCGGATATTTCGCTGGGTAGCCTGGTGTGGTAGGATCACCTGGGTTTTCGGTGAAGAATTCTACTGAGCCTTTCTCAATGTAGCTTGGATTTCTTGCCGGACCTCTTGGATAAGGTTTATACCCATTAGACTCAGTTACTGCGCCGTCATCCATTGGGTCTGTATAGATAATTGCACTTGATGCACCGTAGAGTTCTgcatttttgatttttaaTCCTCTTTGTAAGCGACCTGACCTAATTATATGaactttatcttcaatatcgATATTATTCTCCAAAAGCTGCCTGTAATCTTCTAGACTGCCATAATTACAGTACACATACTGGGATGTGACATCACCATTCGGTGAGTAAGCATGGAAACCTTTAGAATTTACTCTTTCACAATAATGTTCATCGTGGAGGCAGTCTTCTAATAGTGTAGCCTTGAATATAGGTAGACCATCTTCCAGTAATTCGACTTGAGTATCTACTAACTTACTAACCCATGGGTAgtatttttctaattttggCTGGAATCCCAATGCCCTCAATTGGGATACAGTATATTCCAAACTCCATTCTGCACTAGCTTCCTGAGATTCAAAACGCTcagaataattttttacatGTTGCATTACATGATTGCTATTTTGTAAAGTGTCCAAATAAATCCTGTAAACCTCTGCTGTGGTGAGT from Kazachstania africana CBS 2517 chromosome 5, complete genome includes:
- the HMG2 gene encoding hydroxymethylglutaryl-CoA reductase (NADPH) HMG2 (similar to Saccharomyces cerevisiae HMG2 (YLR450W) and HMG1 (YML075C); ancestral locus Anc_4.343), yielding MRQLSDICQNAIKPAATVAKHSARHPIHVILTVLFLSSFAYLSIIQSYLIEWEMVFKNKINTYEFEKLHLMDGATHYYHSSSSSDAGKWNVILDSEIDKITFSEHYYLYTFTFLDEFGNASNDCLPEIPNVFHESPGSKYVLSKELNLPRIFSDEHNVNWHLSSTKDYFTELKHRILFVMRDIMSSNHLEQTDLSIIGGSYIILLYTFFLLFNDMREVGSNFWLGISTVTNSICALFLALYTMKYFIKTTVPILNLLEGLPYFVVIMGFRNKVTLSAYVLKRFGIINISKTFTSDNVIYEAFSNEGIRLLKDYLLGGLICAGCMICLPNFESLVSLSLLTVLILFYDFLLTITFYSAILCLKVDINTIHRTTLIRETLEEEGVVAPIELLNSSKGISTKSYFKSNTAISIAKVFAFLVLVVLNLYTINFNVVINSIKSIYSAKPQANFPEFILTKNYSRILSKNILISVMPPRYYQKQVLSNPAENVTIMFLRFIGTAIQDKFISKVIFIALIFSISTNVYLLNTAKVHTRYTVTQLYTNAKNKKEDVSKKMSKLTKIDSITTKARYESPTFSLPSSSDEDISDTSTLPFERTLEETEQMMKEGLLTTLHDNEIADLVITKKLPLYSLEKELHDTERAVVIRRKVISITAKAPILESEGLPYRNYDYDRVIGACCENVIGYVPLPVGVIGPLVIDNVSYHIPMATTEGCLVASAMRGCKAINAGGGTITVLTRDGMTRGPCVRFPSLIRAGACKLWLDSIEGSNLMKNAFNSTSRFAKLQHIQTTMAGDLLFIRFRTTTGDAMGMNMISKGVEYSLKQMVEEFGWSDMEIVSLSGNYCTDKKSAAINWINGRGKSVVAEATIPSNIVKRVLKCDVKPLVELNISKNLVGSAVAGSLGGFNAHASNIVTALFLAIGQDPAQNIESSNCITIMKETKEGHLNVSVSMPSIEVGTIGGGTILRPQSTMLDLLGVRGPHPIHPGENARQLAKIVASAVLAGELSLCAALASGHLVQSHMKHNRTKDNRMVDSPLSDVNRSKDDIASR
- the VPS70 gene encoding putative zinc metalloprotease (similar to Saccharomyces cerevisiae VPS70 (YJR126C); ancestral locus Anc_4.348), with the protein product MTHEEETTPLLNEVENQSNGGDAISQRVPFDVPDEFENNGSNRNSNFSGIVTPVVRRMRSTTMSSIMSTSIQAVKGHMDKKRFVFLILSSFCIYLGFVAAFAPRTSLSRDFKRWHNSKLTTAEVYRIYLDTLQNSNHVMQHVKNYSERFESQEASAEWSLEYTVSQLRALGFQPKLEKYYPWVSKLVDTQVELLEDGLPIFKATLLEDCLHDEHYCERVNSKGFHAYSPNGDVTSQYVYCNYGSLEDYRQLLENNIDIEDKVHIIRSGRLQRGLKIKNAELYGASSAIIYTDPMDDGAVTESNGYKPYPRGPARNPSYIEKGSVEFFTENPGDPTTPGYPAKYPDIERLSPVGKVPRIPSIPMSAKEVQPFLKELNNEGFQFTDKEGGIPEFRYFSGPSRPNLKIHLLNNQNHSIVEITNVIVEIPGILSDSTAIIGSHREAWDIGTTSNPNSGSAILLEVARGMSKLLKHGWKPLRPIKLISWDGEESALIGSTEYIEDHMSLMKKSGFFYLNLNKAISGTKFQCKANPLLTSVITDAAKFTAFKGMDDWTLFDEWRTQSKNSIELPAGDEAYPGFQYHLGIPSASFSFSNNGVDDAIYHCHSKYHSSQWLENFVDPDYKLHNTMASFIGLASLMISENELAHVKTNEYFIEIFYWYKKWYKEINLLFPHDKKITELADSVFTSIKLITLQDSVNFDRRLKDVNLQCSQDYPIWGIIKKFRIYLSLLRANNKLKQLDKLFMTNRGLKDRPWMKHSIYAPDKELGVTGDVLPGLHEALLEMDREEVFEWLTILLSQFNNIRYLLR